The Parcubacteria group bacterium ADurb.Bin159 genomic interval TCTTTTTTATTTTTCCCACAGGCACGGTAATAGCCATATCAGAAAAATAACCTTTGAATTTCAGACCAGCATCAATACTTACAATGTCCCCTTCTTTGAGTTGTCTTTTTTGAGGTATCCCGTGAACAATTTCTTCATTGATTGAAACGCAAAGAGTTGAAGGAAAAGAAGAAACACCCCTCTTATTTGAGGGAAATCCCTTAAAAGCCGACTCTGCTCCACAAGATATAATAAATTGATTGGCTAAACTTTCAAGTTCAATAGTAAAAAGACCGGGCTTCACCACCCGGACTAATTTCATCATCATTTCCGCCAACAAACGGCCGCTTTTTCTCATTAATTTAATTTCTTCTTCTGTTTTAATAGAAACCATAATAAAAATGCAAAAAGAAAAAAATTAAATTTCGAGATTAGAAACAATATCTTGATAAACCTTGTTAATTGGTTGACTGGCGTTAACTTTTATAAACTTAACTTCTTTGTTTTTTTTATAATAATCTATTACCGGTTTTGTTTCCTTTTTAAAAAGACAAATTCTTTTTCTAATAGCTTCGGGTTTGTCATCCTGTCTTTTTATAATATTCCCCTTACATTTAGGACAAACCTTAGCATCTTTTTTAATATCTACACCATTAATATAAATAGTTTTACAAGAAGCGCACATTCTTCTTTTATTTAAACGCTTTATCGTTTCTTCTTTTTTTAAATCAAGATAAATCAAATAATCAACTGAACGCCCCGCTTTTTTTATTTCCGAAGAGAATATTTTGGCTTGACCTATGGTTCGCGGAACTCCATCAAAAATTATGTTTTGTTCTCGAGAACTCTTTTTAAGGCATTGCCTTAAAACTTCTTTAATTATTTTATTAGAAACTAATTGTCCTTTTTTATTTATTAAATAATCTATTTTACGGCCGAGAGGAGTAT includes:
- the adk gene encoding Adenylate kinase, encoding MNMRGNKLFKNSGLTLVILGPAGSGKGTQSALLARRFNLKIIEMGAELRALALKNTPLGRKIDYLINKKGQLVSNKIIKEVLRQCLKKSSREQNIIFDGVPRTIGQAKIFSSEIKKAGRSVDYLIYLDLKKEETIKRLNKRRMCASCKTIYINGVDIKKDAKVCPKCKGNIIKRQDDKPEAIRKRICLFKKETKPVIDYYKKNKEVKFIKVNASQPINKVYQDIVSNLEI